TGCTGATTGGCCCGGATTGCGGCGCGCATACCTTCCCGTATGTGGAAGCGCGCAATAACACCGCGCAGCTGGAGCACGAAGCCACCACCTCGCGTATCGGTGAAGATCAGATGTTCTACTGTCTGCAACGCGGTATCAGCGAAGAAGATGCGATCTCAATGATCGTCAACGGCTTCTGTAAAGATGTTTTCTCCGAGCTGCCACTGGAATTCGCCGTGGAAGCGCAAAAATTGTTAGCAATCAGCCTTGAGCACAGCGTGGGCTGATGGCCCGTTGCCGGAAGCAATGTGAAGGAAAGAGTATGTTAAGCATTAAAGATTTACAGGTTAGTGTTGAAGACAAAGAAATTTTGCGCGGTCTGAACCTCGAAGTGAAGCCGGGTGAAGTGCATGCCATTATGGGACCGAACGGTTCCGGTAAAAGTACCCTGTCTGCAACCCTGGCTGGCCGTGAAGATTATGAAATCACCGGCGGTTCCGTCACCTTCAAAGGCAAAGATTTGCTGGAGCTGGAGCCGGAAGAGCGTGCGGGCGAAGGCATCTTTATGGCGTTCCAGTATCCGGTGGAAATTCCGGGCGTCAGCAACCAGTTTTTCCTCCAGACTTCTGTCAACGCGGTGCGTAAATACCGTGAGCAGGAGGAACTGGATCGCTTCGACTTCCAGGACTTTATCGAAGATAAAATCCATCTGCTGAAAATGCCGGAAGATTTGCTGACCCGTTCTGTGAACGTGGGCTTCTCCGGTGGTGAGAAAAAACGTAACGACATCCTGCAGATGGCGGCACTGGAGCCGGATCTGTGCATTCTTGATGAAACCGACTCCGGTCTGGACATCGATGCGCTGAAAATCGTGGCCAACGGCGTTAACAGCCTGCGTGACGGTAAGCGTTCATTCATTATCGTTACCCACTACCAGCGTATCCTGGACTACATCAAGCCAGACCATGTACACGTGCTGTATCAGGGCAAAATTGTGAAATCTGGCGACTTTTCGCTGGTGAAACAGTTGGAGGAGCAAGGCTATGGCTGGCTTACCGACGAAAAGTGATAACGCCCTGCAACAGTGGCATCACCTGTTTGAATCGCGCGGTGAAGTGCGTTCACTCCAGGCACAGCAGCACTGGCAGCAACTGATGCGTCTCGGCTTGCCAACCCGCAAGCACGAGAACTGGAAATACACCCCGCTGGAAGGTCTGCTGGGCCAGCAGTTTGTGCTGCCACAGCCGCAGGATGTGACCGCTGAACAGGTTGAACTGGTTGCTCTGCCGATTGAAGCGGTGCGTCTGGTGTTTGTTGATGGCCGTTTCCAGCCAGCTCTGAGCAGCCGCGATACTGGCCTGTTTGAGATCCAGCATTCGCAGGCGGCAGAACGCCGTCCGCTGCCGGCAGCGATTCAGCCGGAAGTGTTTCTGCATCTGACCGAAAGTCTGGCAGAAGAAGCCACCAGTATTCGACTGGCACGCGGCAAAGCAGCGGCCCTGCCGTTGTACCTGCTGCATATCACCAGCGGCCAGGATGCCGGGATGAATACCGTTCATCATCGCCACCATCTGCAACTGGAAGCCAGCGCAGAGGCGGAAGTGATTGAACACTACGTCACGCTGAACGATGCACCTCACTTTACCGGTGCGCGTTTCACCTTCGACGTGGCTGACAATGCCCGACTGTCGCACATCAAACTGTCGTTTGAGAGCGAGAAAAGCTACCACTTCGCCCATAACGATGTGGTTCTTGGTCGTGATGCGCAAGTCAGCACCACCAGCTTCCTGCTGGGTGCCGGTTTGTCACGTCATAACACCAGTGCACAGCTTAACGGTGAGAACACCAATCTGGCGATGAACAGCCTGGCCCTGCCGGTGAATCAGGAAGTGTGCGATACGCGTACTTACCTGGAGCACAACAAAGGCTACTGCATGAGCCGTCAGATGCACAAAACCATCGTGCGTGACAAAGGTCGTGCGGTGTTTAACGGTATGATCAAAGTGGCACAGCACGCGCTGAAAACCGACGGACAGATGACTAACAACAACCTGTTGATGGGCCGTCTGGCGGAAGTCGATACCAAGCCGCAGCTGGAAATCTACGCCGATGACGTTAAATGTAGCCACGGTGCTACCGTAGGTCGTATCGACGATGAGCAGATGTTCTATCTGCGCTCGCGTGGTATTGAAGAGTCTGCTGCGCAGCGTATGATTATTCATGCTTTTGCCGCAGAGCTGACCGAATCCTTAAAGAATCCGGTACTGCGTCAGGCAGTGTTGCAGCGTATTGCTGCGCGTATCCCGGGAGTTGAGTCATGAGTTTCGATCTCGAACGAGTCAGAGCGGAGTTTCCGATTCTGAAACGCGAGGTCAACGGTCATCCGCTGGCTTATCTGGATAGTGCGGCCAGCGCACAGCGTCCGCTGGCCGTCATTAATGCGGAAAGTTATTTTTATCAGCACGGCTATGCGGCCGTGCACCGCGGCATTCACTCGCTGAGTGCGCAGGCTACCACTGATATGGAAAACGTGCGCATCCAGGCGGCGCGTTTTCTTAACGCTTCCTCGCCGGAAGAGATTGTTTTCGTCAAAGGCACCACCGAGGGGATCAACCTGGTGGCAAACAGCTGGGGCGGCAGTCAGTTGCAGCCTGGCGACAACATCATCATTACCGAGATGGAGCACCACGCCAACATTGTGCCGTGGCAGATGGTGGCGCAACGTACCGGTGCTGAAATTCGCGTACTGCCGCTGAATGAGCAGGGCGAACTGGCGCTTGAGCAGCTGGGTGGATTGATCGATAGCCGTACCCGTTTGCTGGCGGTGACCCACGTTTCCAACGTGCTGGGCACGGTCAACCCGGTGAAAGCCATCGTGGCCCAGGCGAAAGCCGCTGGCGTTATCACGCTGGTGGATGGCGCGCAGGCGGTGATGCACCATGCGGTTGATGTGCAGGATATCGGTTGCGACTTCTACGTTTTCTCTGGTCATAAGATCTACGGCCCGACCGGCATTGGTGTGCTGTATGGCCGCAAGGCACTGCTCGATATCATGCCCCCCTGGGAAGGTGGTGGTTCGATGATCGATCAGGTGCAGCTGCCGACCGGCACCACCTGGAATACTGCACCGTGGCGTTTCGAGGCCGGTACACCGAATACCGGGGGTATCATTGGTCTGGGCGCGGCTCTGAAATGGGTCACCGAGCTTGGTCTGGACACCATCCATCAGCGTGAATCGATGCTGATGCGTTATGCACTGGATAAGCTGGCCTCCGTACCGGACCTGACCATTTATGGCCCGACGACGCGCAGCGGTGTGGTGGCGTTCAATCTGGGCAAACATCATGCCTTTGATGTGGGAAGCTTCCTCGATCAGTACGGCATCGCTATTCGTACCGGGCATCATTGCGCTATGCCGCTGATGCGCCATTATGCAGTACCCGCCATGTGCCGGGCCTCTTTCGCGCTGTACAACAGCGAAGAAGAAGCCGACCGTCTGGCGGCTGGTCTGACGCGTATTCATCGTCTGCTGGGCGGTTGAGCAGATTTCAGGAGTCACCGATGGCAAATTTGCCAGACAAAGAGAAACTGGTGCGCAACTTTAACCGTTGCGCTAACTGGGAAGAGAAGTACCTCTACATCATTGAACTCGGGGCAAAATTACCAGAATCGTCTGAAAGCTTATATCAGCCGGAAAACGTGATTTCTGGCTGTCAGAGTCAGGTGTGGATCACCATGTCTCCACAATCAGATGGAACTATTACCTTTGCCGGTGACAGCGATGCTGCCATTGTTAAGGGTTTGATTGCCGTGGTATTCAGCCTGTATCAGGGGCTGAAAGCGCCGGAAATTCTGGACCTGGATGTGCGCTACTGGTTTGAACAACTTGCGCTCACCCAACACCTCACCCCTTCGCGTTCGCAGGGGCTTGAAGCGATGATTCGCGCGATCCGTCATAACGCACAGTCCCTCAGCTAAGATACACTCTCCAGACCCCGGTCAAATCTGACCGGGGTCTGTTTCTTCCGACAAAGAGAAAATTGCATGAGACCAGCTTTACGTTTAGCCGGTGCATTGCTGTTGTCCTGCTGCGGACTGTCTGCACCTGCGCTTGCCACGGAATACCCTCTGCCCGCCGCTAACAGCCGTTTAATTGGCGAAAACACCCTCACGACTGTACCTGATGACAAACGCCCGCTGGAGGTCATTGCAAAGCATTATAAGATAGGTTTGCTCGGCATGCTGGAAGCCAACCCTGGCGTAGATCCCTGGTTGCCTAAAGCCGGTACGCAGCTGACGGTGCCGTTGCAGATGTTGCTGCCGGATACGCCGCATGAAGGCATCGTGATTAACCTCGCTGAACTGCGCCTGTATTACTACCCGAAAGGGGAAGATCGGGTGATTGTCTATCCCATCGGTATTGGCCAGCTGGGGGCAGCGACACCGATTATGGTGACCAGTGTCGGCCAGAAAATCCCCAACCCGACGTGGACGCCTACGCCGAATATCCGCAAGCGCTACGCGAAAGAGGGCATCACCCTACCGGGTGTAGTGCCTGCCGGGCCGGATAACCCCATGGGGCTGTTTGCCATGCGTCTGGCGCACGGTTCCGGCCAGTATCTGATTCACGGTACCAACGCCGATTTTGGCATCGGTATGCGCGTCAGTTCAGGCTGTATTCGCCTGCGTCCGGAAGATATCGAAGCGTTGTTTGCCAGTGTGCCGAAAGGCACGCGTGTACAGGTGATTAACCAGCCGGTGAAATATGCAATAGAGCCGGATGGGAAGCGTTATATCGAAGTGCATCAGCCGTTATCACACACCGATAAAGATGATCCACAAACCATGCCGATTACGTTAACAGCGGCGATGAAAAACTTCCTGAATAGCCCGCAAAGCGATACTGCGCTGATTAAGGCGGCGCTGGAGAGACGTTCGGGAATGCCAGTGCTGGTGAGCAGTGGGGAGCCAGTGACAGCGGATACCGCGATGCCGCAGGTGGTGCAATCTCAGCAGGGGAGTGAGGCGACGCGTGCCACCATCAGTGAAGCGATGGGGACGTCCGTAGCAAAGCCGTGAATTCTGGCTGAATCAGGACAAAAAAATGGCGCCTTAATGGCGCCATTTTCAGTACCAGAACTCTTACTTACGGTAAGAGTGAGCCTGGTTGTCCAGACGCTGGTTAGCACGAGCTGCGTCATCTTTAGCAGCCTGAACGTCAGAACGGATTGCGTTCACGTCGTTGCTCAGCTGGTCAACTTTAGCGTTCAGAGTCTGAACGTCTGAAGACAGCTGGTCGATTTTAGCGTTGCTTGAGCAACCAGCCAGCAGAGTTGAACCCAGGATTACCGCGCCCAGTACCAGTTTAGTACGATTCATTATTTATACCCTCTAGATTGAGTTAATCTCCATGTAGCGTTACAAGTATTACACAAAGCTTTTTGAGTTGAGAATAAATTTTTGATGAGAACATGCTTAAACTTGATCGTTCGCTCAAAGAAGCATCGTTTCGCAGAAGATGATAAAAATATTTAGCTAAAACAGAGGGATTTAATCGGATTAACCTTAATTTTCTGGCTTTTTGAATAGTTATTATCGATTGGCAATTTCCAGTATCTGTATTAGCCCCGGAATAAAAAAAGCGCCCGATAAGGGCGCTTTTTAATAAACATTGAATTAAAAATCAGAGTACGTGTACAGACGATGTATTGGTAGTTCCACTTGGCACCAGTGCACCGGATACCATCACCACCACGTCGCCTTTTTGCCCATAACCGCTTTCCAGTGCCATTTCTTTACCAATGCGGTAGAAATCATCCGTTGAGGCAATTTCGTTGACCAGACGGGTTTCCACACCTTTGCTCAGAATCAGCTGGCGTGCGGTGGTGGCATTGGTGGTCAATGCCAGGATGGTCGCATCAGGGAAGTATTTTCTGATGGCTTTGGCTGATTTACCGCCTTCGGTCGCCACGACAATCAGTGGGGCTTCCAGCTTCTCTGCCGTCTCAACAGCACCACGGCATACCGCTTCAGTGATACGCAGTTTGCGTGAATCCTGCAGCGAATCAATGCGTGATTTCATCACACGGTCAGTGCGTTCACAGATGGTCGCCATGATAGTGACCGATTCCAGCGGGTATTTGCCCTTGGCGCTTTCGCCAGACAGCATCACTGCATCGGTACCGTCGAGAATGGCGTTGGCCACGTCACCGGCTTCCGCACGGGTCGGACGCGGGTTTTTGATCATAGAATCGAGCATCTGGGTCGCGGTAATCACCACTTTGCGTGCTTTGTTGCACTTCTTGATCATCATCTTCTGCGCGAAGATCACTTCTTCAACCGGGATTTCCACACCCAGGTCACCACGGGCGACCATGATGCCGTCTGAGGCTTCGAGAATTTCATCGAAGTTGTTCAGGCCTTCCTGGTTTTCGATTTTGGAGATGATCTGGATGTGTTCGCCGCCGTGTTGTTTCAGGTGCTCACGGATTTCCAGCACATCAGAACGTTTACGGATAAAAGAGGCTGCGACGAAATCGACACCCTGCTCACAACCAAAAATCAGGTCGCGTTTGTCTTTTTCTGCCAGCGCAGGCAGCTGAATGGAGACACCAGGCAGGTTAACACCTTTGTTTTCACCGAGGTCACCGTTGTTCAGCACTTTACACACCACGGTGTTTTCAGTGACTTCGATCACTTCCATGCCAATCAGGCCATCATCCACCAGCACGGTATTGCCAATTTTAAGGTCTTCAGTAAATCCGGCATAGGTCACCGCGACGCGGTCACTGTTGCCGATCACTGATTGATCGGTGGTGAAGGTGAAGGTCTGGCCAGCTTTCAGTGACGCGTCGTTGCCGCCTTCCAGTTTCATGGTGCGGATTTCCGGACCTTTGGTGTCCAGCAGAATCGCAGCCTGACGACCGGTTTTCTCGATGACGGCACGCATGTTTTTAATGCGCTGACCATGCTCGGCGTAGTCCCCGTGCGAGAAGTTCAGGCGCATGACATTCATGCCAGCTTCCAGCAGTTGAGTCAGCATCTCTTCCGATTCGGTTTTCGGACCGATAGTACAAACGATCTTGGTCTTTTTCATGTCAGCTTATCTGTAAGTTGTGATGGATGATAAAGGTTGGGATTCGATGCGCAGGCACCGAAGTGGAAATTCGTTTGGTGTTGATAAGGGTAATACAGAGTAAGAATAGGAGACGATAGCTAAGCGTGCAGGGAAGTTGTGCGGTACGCGAGGGAACCGACCAGGCGGTGTTGCGCAAATAATTTGAGTTCTCGCAATAAACACGTTAGCGCTGAAACCTTTCAAGTGAGACAACGCGGCATAGTATAGACGCTCAGTATGCGAAAACCAATATGAAAGCGGTAACATAAAACGATGCAGATCAAGGAACAGAGTGTTGCGCAACGGGAGATAAAAAAAGAGTGGTGCGTTCTAATGGACTCGAACCATCGACCCCCACCATGTCAAGGTGGTGCTCTAACCAACTGAGCTAAGAACGCATTTTACCCGTCATACTTCAGATTGCATGTGCGTTGACTGCAACCCGAATTATTTAGGGTAATAAAATGGTGCGTCCGAGTGGACTCGAACCACCGAACCCCCACCATGTCAAGGTGGTGCTCTAACCAACTGAGCTACGGACGCACTTGGTGCGCTCTAATGGACTCGAACCATCGACCCCCACCATGTCAAGGTGGTGCTCTAACCAACTGAGCTAAGAGCGCAACACGCTGTCAGGGCGACAGCGGGGACGAATATTAACGGCACGCTGGTAAGCTGGCAAGGGGAAAAAGTGATTTTTCATCATGACTGACCAGCATCTGTGCTATGCGTCGTTTTTTTAGGCGTTGCGGGCCTTTTGCGGCCCGCTCAGCCACTTAGCGCGCAGCGCGGGTCAGAATCACCTGGGCAGGCAAACGCTGCAAACGACGAATACGCCAAATCATCATGATCGCCGCCGAGGTTAACCCGACGATAAAACCACACCAGAAACCGGCCGGGCCGAGTCGGGGAACGACCCAATCTGTCAGCGCCAGGATATAGCCAACCGGCAGGCCCAGTACCCAGTATGCAATCAGGGTGATAAAGAAGATCGAACGGGTATCTTTGTAGCCACGCAAAATACCGCTGCCAATCACCTGAATCGAATCCGAGAACTGGTAAATCGCTGCCAGCAGCATCAGTTGCGCCGCCAGCGTGATGACTTCCGGGTTAGCGGTGTATAACGCGGCGATATGATGGCGGAAGGTCACGGTAAATAGCGCGGTGACGGCGGCCATGCTGATGCCCACACCTTGCGCGGTCCAGGCCGCGACGCAAGCCTGTTCTGCCGAACCCTGTCCCAGCCGGTATCCCACGCGAATCGTCGTTGCCACACCGAGTGACAACGGCAGCACGAACATCAGCGAACTGAAGTTCAGCGCAATCTGGTGTCCGGCCACCTTAACGATGCCAAGCGGCGACACCATCAACGCCACCACGGCAAACAAGGTCACTTCAAAGAACAGTGCCAGCGCCACCGGCAGGCCAAGGGTAAACAGACGGGACAGAATCGCCCGCGAGGGTGCGGACCAGCCAGTCGCCATACGAATATCGCGCATACTGCCCATGCGTTTCAGCCAGAAGCGCATCACCAGAAACATCACCCAATAAACGGAAGCTGTTGCCACACCGCAGCCGACACCACCCAGTGCGGGCATGCCAAAATGCCCGTAGATGAACACATAGTTCAGCGGGATATTGGTCAGCAAACCGAGAAAGCCCAGCACCATGCCGGGTTTGGTTTTTGATAACCCTTCACATTGGTTACGCGCTACCTGGAAAAACAGATAACCCGGCGCGCCAAACAGCAGGGCATGGAGGTAACCTTCAGCTTTGGCGGCCAGCAACGGGTCGATGTCATGCATGGAACGGATCAGATATCCGGCGTTCCACAGCACCAGCATAATAAGCACTGCGACGAACAGCGCCAGCCAGTAGCCCTGACGAACCTGTTCAGCAATGCGCTCGCGGCGTCCTGAACCGTTGAGTTGCGCAACGGTGGGCGTCAATGCCAGTAGCAAACCATGACCAAATAGAATGGCGGGAAGCCAGATAGAGGTGCCGACCGCAACGGCAGCCATATCCGTGGCGCTTACCGAACCGGCCATAATGGTATCCACAAACCCCATCGCAGTCTGGGCAACCTGAGCAAGGATGACCGGGATCGCAAGGGCCAGCAATTGACGCGCTTCTGTTAAATACTTCTGCACGTATCACCTGCATTTAAAATAAAAAGGAGAGCGGGGAGACATCCCCAAAGAATACGCGGCTTAGTGTAACGGTCGCTTGCGTATCCGCCAAACATTGTTCGCAATTTGTTAAAACAAGCGTGTAAATTTTGCGCACCGGCAAATTAAACCCGAGGAGGTCAGCTGTGATAAACTACGGCAAACTTCGCAGAGGCTGAGATTATGTTTACTGGAATTGTGCAGGGTAAGGCAGAAATTGTTGCTATTGAAGAAAAAGAGCTGTTTCGCACTCACATCGTAAAATTGCCGGAAGAGTTGCTGCCGGGGCTGGCACTGGGTGCTTCGGTTGCCAACAACGGCTGCTGTCTGACGGTGACGGCGGTTGAAGGCGACCGGGTGAGCTTTGACTTAATCAAAGAAACCTTGCGTATTACCAACCTGGGTGAATTGCAGGTGGGCGATCTGGTCAATATTGAACGGGCAGCGAAATTCAGTGATGAAATTGGCGGTCATTTGATGTCTGGACATATTATGACCACCGCAGAGATCTGCAAAATTATTCAGTCAGAAAACAACCGTGAGGTGTGGTTTAAATTACAGGACCCGGCGCAGATCAAATATATTCTGCACAAAGGTTTTGTCGGTATTGACGGCATCAGCCTGACGGTGGGCGATGTGACGAAGAGTAAATTCTGCGTGCACCTGATCCCGGAAACGCTGGAGCGCACCACGCTCGGGGCGAAAAAGCTGGGGCATAAAGTGAATATCGAGATCGACCCGCATACTCAGGCGATTGTCGAAACCGTCGAGCGCGTGCTGGCGCAGCGTGAAGCCGCTACACTGGCGCAGCTAACGTCCGACGAGAGCGAATAAACCCGCAATAAATAAGGCGCCATTTGGCGCCTTTCTGTTACTTAGCGTGCAACACGCAAACCGCCTTCAGCGCCACGGCTAAATACCACCTGCCACAACTGAATATCACGCGCCCGGAATGCACCGGCACACGCGCAGAGATAATAACTGAACATGCGTTTAAAGCGGTCGCCATATTTTTCTGCCAGCTGCGGCCAGGTTTCCAGGAAACGATCATGCCAGGCCATCAACGTGGTGTCATAATCCGCGCCGAAATTGTGCCAGTCTTCCATCACAAAATGTGACTCGCTGGCATCAGCAATCTGGCGTACTGAAGGCAGACAGCCATTCGGGAAGATATATTTGTCGATCCAGGGATCCACATTCATATCGGTTTTAACTGACCCGATGGTATGCAGCAGAAAAATACCGTCCGGCTTCAGATTACGATCGGCCACTTCAAAATAGGTTGCGTAGTTTTTCGGGCCAACGTGCTCGAACATGCCAACGGAAACGATGCGATCAAATTGCAGATTCAGGTCGCGATAATCCTGCAACAGGATGGTGACATCCAGACCGGCGCAACGCTCCTGCGCCATTTTCTGCTGTTCAGCGGAAATGGTTACGCCATGCACTTTGACGCCGTAATTGCGGGCGGCAAATTCAGCCAGTCCACCCCAGCCACAACCAATATCCAGCAAAGACATGCCGGGTTGGAGTTGCAGTTTGCGGCAAATCATATCGAGCTTGGCCTGCTGCGCCTGTTCCAGTGTTTCTGCATCCTTCCAGTAGCCGCAGGAATACTGCATAAAAGGATCGAGCATCAGTGAAAACAGGTCATTACCGAGATCGTAATGTTCTTTACCCACAATCCAGGCGCGTTTTCTCGATTGCAGATTGGTCAAACGCGCCGCAGCGATTCGCAGTGTGTCTTTAAAATGATGCGGTAATTGCTGATCCAGATGGTGTTTCAGTACGCGATGAAAGAACATGTCGAGGTTTTCACATTCCCACCAGCCGTCCATGTAACTTTCACCGAGGCCCAGCGATCCTTCCTGCAGGACCCGTTTAAAAAAATCCGGATGCTTAACCTGAATATCCCAGGGGCGAGTACCATTTATGGCAATATCGGCCCGTTCCAGTAATTCATGGGCGATACGAAACCAGTGGTTTTCTTCAAGGCTCACTTCTTCTATACACGATGAACTCATAGCTTCTCCATCACCTTTCCGATTTCAACCTGAGAAAAGAATAGTCAATTTCTCCAGGCTTGTGAGAGAACTCACGGAAAATCCGTGCGCCAGATATCCGACGTTTTACAGAGGTATGAATCTGAATAGAAATGTCTGGCACAACACCGGGGAGAACATCGTGCAGACACCATCCCAGCGACAGAGTCGCTAAATATTAATACAATTATGTTATTGATTTGTTACAGAAATGCTGACCCACGCAGTATATGCTTCCGTGGGTCAATATTCAACGACTTATCGTTAGTTTGCTAACTAAGGTCGTTGCGTTAGCGATTATCTTCGCA
This genomic stretch from Pantoea cypripedii harbors:
- the sufS gene encoding cysteine desulfurase SufS, whose product is MSFDLERVRAEFPILKREVNGHPLAYLDSAASAQRPLAVINAESYFYQHGYAAVHRGIHSLSAQATTDMENVRIQAARFLNASSPEEIVFVKGTTEGINLVANSWGGSQLQPGDNIIITEMEHHANIVPWQMVAQRTGAEIRVLPLNEQGELALEQLGGLIDSRTRLLAVTHVSNVLGTVNPVKAIVAQAKAAGVITLVDGAQAVMHHAVDVQDIGCDFYVFSGHKIYGPTGIGVLYGRKALLDIMPPWEGGGSMIDQVQLPTGTTWNTAPWRFEAGTPNTGGIIGLGAALKWVTELGLDTIHQRESMLMRYALDKLASVPDLTIYGPTTRSGVVAFNLGKHHAFDVGSFLDQYGIAIRTGHHCAMPLMRHYAVPAMCRASFALYNSEEEADRLAAGLTRIHRLLGG
- a CDS encoding L,D-transpeptidase family protein, translating into MRPALRLAGALLLSCCGLSAPALATEYPLPAANSRLIGENTLTTVPDDKRPLEVIAKHYKIGLLGMLEANPGVDPWLPKAGTQLTVPLQMLLPDTPHEGIVINLAELRLYYYPKGEDRVIVYPIGIGQLGAATPIMVTSVGQKIPNPTWTPTPNIRKRYAKEGITLPGVVPAGPDNPMGLFAMRLAHGSGQYLIHGTNADFGIGMRVSSGCIRLRPEDIEALFASVPKGTRVQVINQPVKYAIEPDGKRYIEVHQPLSHTDKDDPQTMPITLTAAMKNFLNSPQSDTALIKAALERRSGMPVLVSSGEPVTADTAMPQVVQSQQGSEATRATISEAMGTSVAKP
- the pykF gene encoding pyruvate kinase PykF, with the translated sequence MKKTKIVCTIGPKTESEEMLTQLLEAGMNVMRLNFSHGDYAEHGQRIKNMRAVIEKTGRQAAILLDTKGPEIRTMKLEGGNDASLKAGQTFTFTTDQSVIGNSDRVAVTYAGFTEDLKIGNTVLVDDGLIGMEVIEVTENTVVCKVLNNGDLGENKGVNLPGVSIQLPALAEKDKRDLIFGCEQGVDFVAASFIRKRSDVLEIREHLKQHGGEHIQIISKIENQEGLNNFDEILEASDGIMVARGDLGVEIPVEEVIFAQKMMIKKCNKARKVVITATQMLDSMIKNPRPTRAEAGDVANAILDGTDAVMLSGESAKGKYPLESVTIMATICERTDRVMKSRIDSLQDSRKLRITEAVCRGAVETAEKLEAPLIVVATEGGKSAKAIRKYFPDATILALTTNATTARQLILSKGVETRLVNEIASTDDFYRIGKEMALESGYGQKGDVVVMVSGALVPSGTTNTSSVHVL
- the sufE gene encoding cysteine desulfuration protein SufE, which produces MANLPDKEKLVRNFNRCANWEEKYLYIIELGAKLPESSESLYQPENVISGCQSQVWITMSPQSDGTITFAGDSDAAIVKGLIAVVFSLYQGLKAPEILDLDVRYWFEQLALTQHLTPSRSQGLEAMIRAIRHNAQSLS
- a CDS encoding major outer membrane lipoprotein — encoded protein: MNRTKLVLGAVILGSTLLAGCSSNAKIDQLSSDVQTLNAKVDQLSNDVNAIRSDVQAAKDDAARANQRLDNQAHSYRK
- a CDS encoding MATE family efflux transporter is translated as MQKYLTEARQLLALAIPVILAQVAQTAMGFVDTIMAGSVSATDMAAVAVGTSIWLPAILFGHGLLLALTPTVAQLNGSGRRERIAEQVRQGYWLALFVAVLIMLVLWNAGYLIRSMHDIDPLLAAKAEGYLHALLFGAPGYLFFQVARNQCEGLSKTKPGMVLGFLGLLTNIPLNYVFIYGHFGMPALGGVGCGVATASVYWVMFLVMRFWLKRMGSMRDIRMATGWSAPSRAILSRLFTLGLPVALALFFEVTLFAVVALMVSPLGIVKVAGHQIALNFSSLMFVLPLSLGVATTIRVGYRLGQGSAEQACVAAWTAQGVGISMAAVTALFTVTFRHHIAALYTANPEVITLAAQLMLLAAIYQFSDSIQVIGSGILRGYKDTRSIFFITLIAYWVLGLPVGYILALTDWVVPRLGPAGFWCGFIVGLTSAAIMMIWRIRRLQRLPAQVILTRAAR
- the cfa gene encoding cyclopropane fatty acyl phospholipid synthase, with the protein product MSSSCIEEVSLEENHWFRIAHELLERADIAINGTRPWDIQVKHPDFFKRVLQEGSLGLGESYMDGWWECENLDMFFHRVLKHHLDQQLPHHFKDTLRIAAARLTNLQSRKRAWIVGKEHYDLGNDLFSLMLDPFMQYSCGYWKDAETLEQAQQAKLDMICRKLQLQPGMSLLDIGCGWGGLAEFAARNYGVKVHGVTISAEQQKMAQERCAGLDVTILLQDYRDLNLQFDRIVSVGMFEHVGPKNYATYFEVADRNLKPDGIFLLHTIGSVKTDMNVDPWIDKYIFPNGCLPSVRQIADASESHFVMEDWHNFGADYDTTLMAWHDRFLETWPQLAEKYGDRFKRMFSYYLCACAGAFRARDIQLWQVVFSRGAEGGLRVAR
- the sufD gene encoding Fe-S cluster assembly protein SufD, translated to MAGLPTKSDNALQQWHHLFESRGEVRSLQAQQHWQQLMRLGLPTRKHENWKYTPLEGLLGQQFVLPQPQDVTAEQVELVALPIEAVRLVFVDGRFQPALSSRDTGLFEIQHSQAAERRPLPAAIQPEVFLHLTESLAEEATSIRLARGKAAALPLYLLHITSGQDAGMNTVHHRHHLQLEASAEAEVIEHYVTLNDAPHFTGARFTFDVADNARLSHIKLSFESEKSYHFAHNDVVLGRDAQVSTTSFLLGAGLSRHNTSAQLNGENTNLAMNSLALPVNQEVCDTRTYLEHNKGYCMSRQMHKTIVRDKGRAVFNGMIKVAQHALKTDGQMTNNNLLMGRLAEVDTKPQLEIYADDVKCSHGATVGRIDDEQMFYLRSRGIEESAAQRMIIHAFAAELTESLKNPVLRQAVLQRIAARIPGVES
- the sufC gene encoding Fe-S cluster assembly ATPase SufC, which codes for MLSIKDLQVSVEDKEILRGLNLEVKPGEVHAIMGPNGSGKSTLSATLAGREDYEITGGSVTFKGKDLLELEPEERAGEGIFMAFQYPVEIPGVSNQFFLQTSVNAVRKYREQEELDRFDFQDFIEDKIHLLKMPEDLLTRSVNVGFSGGEKKRNDILQMAALEPDLCILDETDSGLDIDALKIVANGVNSLRDGKRSFIIVTHYQRILDYIKPDHVHVLYQGKIVKSGDFSLVKQLEEQGYGWLTDEK
- a CDS encoding riboflavin synthase subunit alpha, producing MFTGIVQGKAEIVAIEEKELFRTHIVKLPEELLPGLALGASVANNGCCLTVTAVEGDRVSFDLIKETLRITNLGELQVGDLVNIERAAKFSDEIGGHLMSGHIMTTAEICKIIQSENNREVWFKLQDPAQIKYILHKGFVGIDGISLTVGDVTKSKFCVHLIPETLERTTLGAKKLGHKVNIEIDPHTQAIVETVERVLAQREAATLAQLTSDESE